The following is a genomic window from Salarias fasciatus chromosome 10, fSalaFa1.1, whole genome shotgun sequence.
TTTTAAGCAAGAGGGCTTCACTACCTTTGGCGTCCCAAGAACGACTGATCCCACATAGAAAAGATGAAAACGATGAGGACGATGAAGAATATGCCATCATGTCACAGACTGCTAGCAGAGACAGAGCTGACTTGCACCACGGCTCGGTTGGGGGCGGGCAGCTTGATgcagagaaaaggaagagggctgaaaaaagcagaggagaagtgAACACGGGAGCGGCTGTGGATAGCGGCTATATGTCAATGTTGCCTGGAGTGACATCCcctcctgtttctctctctctttcgatCGGTATCTCTGACACCGGCGCCAAACCCGGGGCAGATGACGAGTATATGGCCATGACTCCCAGCAACAGCGTGTCCCCTCCTCAGCACATCCGTCAGCCCAGCTCGGAGGGCTACATGGTCATGTCTCccaacagcagcagcgccaCGGACCTGCACGGACTGGGCATGTGGGAGAGCCGGGCCGGCATGGAGAGCAGGGCGGCCAGCGACTACATGAACATCTCGCCCGTCAGCAGCCGCTCCGCCTGCAGCACGCCGCCGTCCCACCCTGAGCAGCATCAACTACAACCAAAAATGTTCAATTCTTACTTCTCCCTACCCCGAGCTTATCAACATACTCTGTACACTCGCTTTGAGGAGGACTTGAATaaaggggagggaaaaaaagacggCAGCGGGCATGACAGCgccgggaggggagggggagtgggATACAGCAAGAGGAATAAAATTGCAGTGGGCCCGGCAGGAGGCTGCCAGCTCTCcatgtcttcctcttctttctcctccagctcagcaAGCAGCGAAAGCCTGGAAGACAAGTCCATATCAGCTGGGAGAGGGTTAAGTTTACTGAgagctggagcagaacacaAGAGTGCAGGGACTTGTACGAAAGATGGCCGTCACCACCAAAAACGTGCGTCCAGCAGTAAAAGtccaaagcagcagaggagaggacgCCCCCTCAGTGTGTCGTCGGACATCGCCAAGGCAAACACCCTGCCCAGGGTGAAGGAGAATCTGCCACCGTCGCAGAATGTCGGCGAGTACGTCAGCATCGTTTTCAAGGATGACAATAAATACGAGGGCGGCCGCGGCGCGCGGTCTGAACGTGGACAATCCGTGATCCATGGAACACTTCGACCCTTGAATCAGCCACTCATCTGCCATGATAATCCCGCCAACCTTCCCCGCAGCTTCTCCGCGCCATTGTCCACCTCGTCGGAGTACGTCAGCATGGATTTAGGGAAATCCTCGACACCCCTGACTCATGTCAGAAGCACATTCAACACCCCGCAGGGCTCACCAGCTGTTGTCCCCAAAAACCGACAAGAACACGGCTCGTCGTCTCCGCTGGCGGCAGAGAGAATCTCCGGGTACAGAAGTAAAGGAAAGATGGCGGCAATGGCAACAGATGTCCCGACACCATTTGCAGACAGCAGCGGTTCAGACCCCAGCATTTCAGCACGACCTGCCATCCGCTCCGGGCAGCAGATAACCATGGAGTCAGAGAGCGCTTTGAGTTTTTCCCCAGTGAAGTCCTTCCAATCTCCCGATCGCAGCGGCAGACTGGTCCGAGGTGACCAGGCGGGACGCCTGGGCCATCGCTCAGAGACATTCAGCTCACCCCCGTCTCTACCACGCCACGCATCCTCTTCTACCTCCCTCTTCCCAGAGGGCAGCCAGGCAGCAAGCCATCGGCATGGGTTGGACTGCTCACTGTGGGAGAGCGGGCAGGCAGCTAGTTTGTcagccacacctccaccacaaGCCTCCACCTCATCTGCTGAACAAGGCCTTAACTATATTGACCTTGACTTGGCCATTAAGGAGAGTCCTCAAGCTGGAGTGGAGCATACCTCTCCAGCCTACAACATTGGAGGGAGCGCTATGGGTAGCAGTGCTGGCTCCAGCCTCAACACTTATGCCAGTATTGATTTCTATAAGTCCGAAGAACTGAGAGCACACCAGAACAGTAGAAAAGACGGTCAAGGTAAGCCTTTTGAAAATCTCACCTTCAATATCGAACAAAGAAACGAATAGTGGCGCATTTTGTGTCTGGAATATTTCAAAGTGTTCTTGTGGAATGGGAAACACATGTTTGTGAGGATTATTGCTGTCAGTATGCCACAGATATCAGGTTATTTGTGTCCGTTCTGGCCTGAAACAAGGACATAGTGTATTTGACGGCACACTAAAGAAGAACAATGTCAGCATATAAGTGACTGACACAGCAGTTGCAATGCAGTCAATTGCTTTGCCCCCCAAATAAGATTCCATTAGGAAATAAACCCTGTCTGTTGACAGCCAGATTTCTCTTCTGTCACTCTTAAAAGACTTGATATTTCTAATTATTCATTTTGaacaattggaaaaaaaaaaacagtgaaatgtaacTAAACAGATGATCTAACTCTCGGTAATAATCGTCTACCTGGTTGTAAACTTGCGATGTGATCTGCATAATCCACAGACAAACCTCACGTCTGGGTCTTAGTCATTCCTTCTCCTTCATCCTTCACCGATGTGTGTACCTTGGCTTCAAGCTGGTGGGCAGCACTATGTTTCCAGTCTGTGGGCTGTCTGTAGAGTCTCTTATTATCACAAGTGGGTGTTGAGAGAGCAGAGCCAATTGATTTGTCTGCTGGTAATGAGCCATTTCACATAAACGGAGGTAGAGGGGACAGAGCACAGGccaggtgtttgtgtttgtgtgtgggtgtgttgttGGCTCAAGGTTTTCACATGGCGGCTTTGAGGTTTCCCTTACACTGCACAGATGACTATTATTGATTGGTTAACGTTTGTGGCTGAGGTTCGCTTCTGAAG
Proteins encoded in this region:
- the LOC115395136 gene encoding insulin receptor substrate 1-B, whose protein sequence is MENQAVEPQNYEDVQKSGYLRKHKSMHRRFFVLRAASEHGPARLEYYENEKKFRSKSPVPKKVLNLETCFNINKRADSKNKHMIVLYTRSESFAIAADSEEIQNEWYQAMLDLQCNCKTPEDYGSSGECSSPSPVPTFKEVWQVKVWPKGLGHARNLVGIYRLCLTDKTVNFVKLNSDVAAVVLQLMNVRRCGHSENFFFIEVGRSAITGPGEFWMQVDDSVVAQNMHETLLEAMKALSEEFRQRSKSQSVGTSCGGGTASNPISVPSRRHHPNLPPSQVGFSRRARTETPGGSSTSTSPTSRHGFPRARTASIGARSEEGGASAKGTWASSSPSLNGSCSTTPTLRPKPTRAPTPAKITLSLARYTPNPAPSPAPSLSSSSGHGSECGLVGAAVGSMTICSYPRVSQRVSVSGSPSDYGSSDEYGSSPGEHSLLIPSLSGHHAHGDGSSSYIVMGQREGLLGSHHRSKGRRILRRSSSRESEAERRLLSKRASLPLASQERLIPHRKDENDEDDEEYAIMSQTASRDRADLHHGSVGGGQLDAEKRKRAEKSRGEVNTGAAVDSGYMSMLPGVTSPPVSLSLSIGISDTGAKPGADDEYMAMTPSNSVSPPQHIRQPSSEGYMVMSPNSSSATDLHGLGMWESRAGMESRAASDYMNISPVSSRSACSTPPSHPEQHQLQPKMFNSYFSLPRAYQHTLYTRFEEDLNKGEGKKDGSGHDSAGRGGGVGYSKRNKIAVGPAGGCQLSMSSSSFSSSSASSESLEDKSISAGRGLSLLRAGAEHKSAGTCTKDGRHHQKRASSSKSPKQQRRGRPLSVSSDIAKANTLPRVKENLPPSQNVGEYVSIVFKDDNKYEGGRGARSERGQSVIHGTLRPLNQPLICHDNPANLPRSFSAPLSTSSEYVSMDLGKSSTPLTHVRSTFNTPQGSPAVVPKNRQEHGSSSPLAAERISGYRSKGKMAAMATDVPTPFADSSGSDPSISARPAIRSGQQITMESESALSFSPVKSFQSPDRSGRLVRGDQAGRLGHRSETFSSPPSLPRHASSSTSLFPEGSQAASHRHGLDCSLWESGQAASLSATPPPQASTSSAEQGLNYIDLDLAIKESPQAGVEHTSPAYNIGGSAMGSSAGSSLNTYASIDFYKSEELRAHQNSRKDGQDC